The Cucumis melo cultivar AY chromosome 5, USDA_Cmelo_AY_1.0, whole genome shotgun sequence genome has a segment encoding these proteins:
- the LOC103499476 gene encoding putative pentatricopeptide repeat-containing protein At3g05240: MYAKGEREGALNVFRRMEEEAEVASDQITYIAVLWACSHLGLVEEGQKHFTSMTKVYGIEPTMEHYGCMIDLLSRAGHSEEAEELPMKMPTQPNATILSSILNDCEMYGNVGLANRVKSHMVELKNSSSGVYVLLSNIHAKACNWEEMKLARDSLKHKKIGKTLGNNFVEINLLP; encoded by the exons ATGTATGCCAAAGGTGAAC GCGAAGGAGCGTTGAATGTGTTCAGACGAATGGAAGAAGAAGCTGAAGTTGCTTCTGACCAAATCACTTACATTGCAGTTCTATGGGCATGCAGCCATCTCGGGCTGGTCGAAGAAGGTCAGAAACATTTTACCTCCATGACCAAGGTTTACGGTATTGAGCCTACTATGGAGCATTATGGTTGCATGATTGATCTTTTGAGTCGAGCAGGCCACTCCGAAGAGGCCGAGGAGCTCCCAATGAAAATGCCAACGCAGCCTAATGCAACAATCTTGAGTTCTATTCTGAATGATTGTGAAATGTATGGAAACGTAGGCCTTGCCAACAGAGTGAAAAGTCACATGGTAGAGTTGAAGAATTCTAGTAGTGGTGTTTATGTACTTTTGTCAAATATTCATGCCAAAGCCTGTAATTGGGAGGAAATGAAGCTGGCTAGAGATTCGTTAAAGCATAAAAAAATTGGGAAAACACTTGGGAACAATTTTGTTGAAATAAACTTATTGCCTTAG
- the LOC103495132 gene encoding mevalonate kinase isoform X2, with amino-acid sequence MEVKARAPGKIILAGEHAVVHGSTAVAASVDLYTTASVRLPSSSDENDIVKLQLKDLELEFSWPVSRVREALGVFVGAISSPTTCPAECLKSIASLVEDQNIPEAKIGLASGVAAFLWLCSSILGFVPVEVAITSELPLGSGLGSSAAFCVALSAALLALSGSVNVDREHHGWMIYKEDELDLLNKWAFEGEKIIHGKPSGIDNTVSTYGGMIKFRSGNLTLIKSNMALKMLITNTKVGRNTKALVAGVSERAIRHPDAMKSVFNAVNSISNELSILIQSPIHDEVSLTENEEKLAELMEMNQGLLQCMGVSHASIETVLRTSLKYKLISKLTGAGGGGCVLTLLPNWKVVDEVIAELESCGFECFIAGIGGKGVEISFSDLS; translated from the exons ATGGAAGTCAAAGCCAGAGCTCCCGGAAAAATCATACTCGCCGGTGAACATgccgttgtccatggatccaCCGCCGTTGCCGCTTCTGTTGATCTCTACACTACAGCTTCAGTTAGATTGCCAAGTTCTTCAG ACGAGAATGATATTGTGAAACTCCAACTGAAGGACCTGGAACTTGAGTTTTCATGGCCAGTTAGTAGAGTCAGGGAAGCTTTGGGTGTATTTGTTGGTGCCATCTCGTCACCCACAACATGCCCTGCAGAGTGCTTGAAATCAATTGCATCTCTGGTCGAGGATCAAAACATTCCGGAGGCGAAAATTGGACTTGCTTCTGGAGTGGCAGCATTTCTTTGGCTCTGTTCTTCCATTCTAGG ATTTGTGCCTGTTGAGGTGGCCATCACTTCTGAGCTTCCTCTTGGATCTGGCTTGGGATCATCAGCCGCGTTTTGCGTTGCCCTATCAGCTGCTCTGCTTGCTTTATCAGGTTCTGTGAACGTGGATCGGGAGCATCATGGATGGATGATATATAAAGAAGATGAACTAGATTTGTTGAACAAGTGGGCCTTTGAGGGTGAAAAGATAATCCATGGAAAACCCTCTGGAATAGACAACACAGTGAGCACATATG GGGGCATGATCAAGTTCAGGTCAGGAAATTTGACTCTCATTAAATCCAATATGGCATTGAAAATGCTTATTACAAACACAAAAGTTGGAAGAAACACAAAGGCTTTAGTTGCTGGTGTTTCAGAAAGGGCCATTAGACATCCTGATGCAATGAAATCAGTGTTCAATGCTGTCAATTCTATCAGCAATGAGTTATCAATCCTTATTCAGTCACCAATTCACGACGAGGTGTCCCTAACTGAGAATGAAGAGAAGTTGgcagaattgatggaaatgaaTCAAGGTTTACTTCAATGTATGGGTGTAAGCCATGCATCTATCGAAACCGTTCTCCGGACTAGCTTGAAATACAAGCTAATTTCCAAATTGACAGGAGCTGGAGGTGGAGGCTGTGTTCTTACACTGTTGCCTAACT GGAAAGTTGTCGATGAAGTAATCGCAGAGCTTGAGTCATGTGGATTTGAATGCTTCATTGCTGGGATTGGAGGAAAAGGAGTAGAGATCTCGTTCAGTGATTTGTCTTGA
- the LOC103495185 gene encoding alpha-crystallin domain-containing protein 22.3 isoform X2, whose product MTSPARVEETRKNEADSSNPRQRILNVAPINSMPYIGPPLPHSYIPSSPRVEDPEAMVKVGPAMVYCPLTTSQEWDDIVSATKAGVSLTGTAAMGKVGPVIGRVDIAENENSYFFRVSLPGVARDQNSFSCDMEPDGKVKIRGVTTTGENIVCKNSQIFRMQSKNLCPPGHFSITFQLPGPVNNLQFSGAFGADGILEGSVGKR is encoded by the exons ATGACTTCTCCGGCTAG GGTTGAGGAAACAAGAAAAAATGAGGCAGATTCTTCAAATCCTCGTCAACGTATTCTCAATGTGGCTCCCATCAATAGCATGCCATATATTGGTCCACCTCTACCACACAGCTACATTCCTTCTTCTCCACGAGTTGAAGATCCAGAGGCTATGGTGAAGGTTGGGCCAGCTATGGTATATTGCCCTCTCACAACCAGTCAAGAGTGGGATGATATAGTATCTGCCACCAAAGCTGGAGTTTCCCTCACTGGGACTGCAGCCATGGGAAAAGTTGGACCAGTCATTGGACGTGTAGACATTGCTGAGAACGAGAATTCATACTTCTTCCGCGTATCTCTTCCAGGGGTTGCTAGAGATCAAA ACAGTTTCAGCTGCGACATGGAACCGGATGGGAAAGTGAAAATAAGAGGAGTAACAACAACAGGGGAAAACATAGTTTGTAAGAATTCACAAATATTTCGGATGCAATCGAAAAATCTATGCCCGCCAGGTCACTTCTCTATCACCTTCCAGCTACCTGGTCCTGTCAATAACCTACAATTTTCAGGTGCTTTTGGTGCAGATGGGATTTTAGAAGGGAGTGTAGGTAAAAGGTGA
- the LOC103495150 gene encoding mevalonate kinase-like codes for MEVKARAPGKIILAGEHAVVHGSTAIAASVDLYTTASVRLPSSSDENDIVKLQLKDLKLEFSWPVSRSREALGVFVGAISSPTTCPAECLKSIASLVEDQNIPEAKIGLASGVAAFLWLCSSILGFVPVEVAITSELPLGSGLGSSAAFCVALSAALLALSGFVNVDWEHRRWMIYKEDELDLLNKWAFEGEKIIHGKPSGIDNTVSTYGMQNPFFFNLPTFVQLFV; via the exons ATGGAAGTCAAAGCCAGAGCTCCCGGGAAAATCATACTCGCCGGTGAACATGCCGTCGTCCATGGATCCACAGCCATTGCCGCTTCCGTTGATCTCTACACTACAGCTTCAGTTAGATTGCCAAGTTCTTCTG ACGAGAATGATATTGTGAAACTCCAATTGAAGGACCTGAAACTTGAGTTTTCATGGCCAGTTAGTAGAAGCAGGGAAGCTTTGGGTGTATTTGTCGGTGCCATCTCGTCACCCACAACATGCCCTGCAGAGTGCTTGAAATCAATTGCATCTCTGGTCGAGGATCAAAACATTCCGGAGGCGAAAATTGGACTTGCTTCTGGAGTGGCAGCATTTCTTTGGCTCTGTTCTTCCATCCTAGG ATTTGTGCCTGTTGAGGTGGCCATCACTTCTGAGCTTCCTCTTGGATCTGGCTTGGGATCATCAGCAGCGTTTTGTGTTGCCCTATCAGCTGCTCTGCTTGCTTTATCAGGTTTTGTGAACGTGGATTGGGAGCATCGTAGATGGATGATATATAAAGAAGATGAACTAGATTTGTTGAACAAGTGGGCCTTTGAGGGTGAAAAGATAATCCATGGAAAACCCTCTGGAATAGACAACACAGTGAGCACATATGGTATGCAAAATCCATTTTTCTTCAATCTCCCCACTTTTGTTCAACTGTTTGTTTGA
- the LOC103495132 gene encoding mevalonate kinase isoform X1 yields the protein MEVKARAPGKIILAGEHAVVHGSTAVAASVDLYTTASVRLPSSSDENDIVKLQLKDLELEFSWPVSRVREALGVFVGAISSPTTCPAECLKSIASLVEDQNIPEAKIGLASGVAAFLWLCSSILGFVPVEVAITSELPLGSGLGSSAAFCVALSAALLALSGSVNVDREHHGWMIYKEDELDLLNKWAFEGEKIIHGKPSGIDNTVSTYGGMIKFRSGNLTLIKSNMALKMLITNTKVGRNTKALVAGVSERAIRHPDAMKSVFNAVNSISNELSILIQSPIHDEVSLTENEEKLAELMEMNQGLLQCMGVSHASIETVLRTSLKYKLISKLTGAGGGGCVLTLLPNLLSGKVVDEVIAELESCGFECFIAGIGGKGVEISFSDLS from the exons ATGGAAGTCAAAGCCAGAGCTCCCGGAAAAATCATACTCGCCGGTGAACATgccgttgtccatggatccaCCGCCGTTGCCGCTTCTGTTGATCTCTACACTACAGCTTCAGTTAGATTGCCAAGTTCTTCAG ACGAGAATGATATTGTGAAACTCCAACTGAAGGACCTGGAACTTGAGTTTTCATGGCCAGTTAGTAGAGTCAGGGAAGCTTTGGGTGTATTTGTTGGTGCCATCTCGTCACCCACAACATGCCCTGCAGAGTGCTTGAAATCAATTGCATCTCTGGTCGAGGATCAAAACATTCCGGAGGCGAAAATTGGACTTGCTTCTGGAGTGGCAGCATTTCTTTGGCTCTGTTCTTCCATTCTAGG ATTTGTGCCTGTTGAGGTGGCCATCACTTCTGAGCTTCCTCTTGGATCTGGCTTGGGATCATCAGCCGCGTTTTGCGTTGCCCTATCAGCTGCTCTGCTTGCTTTATCAGGTTCTGTGAACGTGGATCGGGAGCATCATGGATGGATGATATATAAAGAAGATGAACTAGATTTGTTGAACAAGTGGGCCTTTGAGGGTGAAAAGATAATCCATGGAAAACCCTCTGGAATAGACAACACAGTGAGCACATATG GGGGCATGATCAAGTTCAGGTCAGGAAATTTGACTCTCATTAAATCCAATATGGCATTGAAAATGCTTATTACAAACACAAAAGTTGGAAGAAACACAAAGGCTTTAGTTGCTGGTGTTTCAGAAAGGGCCATTAGACATCCTGATGCAATGAAATCAGTGTTCAATGCTGTCAATTCTATCAGCAATGAGTTATCAATCCTTATTCAGTCACCAATTCACGACGAGGTGTCCCTAACTGAGAATGAAGAGAAGTTGgcagaattgatggaaatgaaTCAAGGTTTACTTCAATGTATGGGTGTAAGCCATGCATCTATCGAAACCGTTCTCCGGACTAGCTTGAAATACAAGCTAATTTCCAAATTGACAGGAGCTGGAGGTGGAGGCTGTGTTCTTACACTGTTGCCTAACT TACTTTCAGGGAAAGTTGTCGATGAAGTAATCGCAGAGCTTGAGTCATGTGGATTTGAATGCTTCATTGCTGGGATTGGAGGAAAAGGAGTAGAGATCTCGTTCAGTGATTTGTCTTGA
- the LOC103495185 gene encoding alpha-crystallin domain-containing protein 22.3 isoform X1, with amino-acid sequence MTSPARVEETRKNEADSSNPRQRILNVAPINSMPYIGPPLPHSYIPSSPRVEDPEAMVKVGPAMVYCPLTTSQEWDDIVSATKAGVSLTGTAAMGKVGPVIGRVDIAENENSYFFRVSLPGVARDQTDSFSCDMEPDGKVKIRGVTTTGENIVCKNSQIFRMQSKNLCPPGHFSITFQLPGPVNNLQFSGAFGADGILEGSVGKR; translated from the exons ATGACTTCTCCGGCTAG GGTTGAGGAAACAAGAAAAAATGAGGCAGATTCTTCAAATCCTCGTCAACGTATTCTCAATGTGGCTCCCATCAATAGCATGCCATATATTGGTCCACCTCTACCACACAGCTACATTCCTTCTTCTCCACGAGTTGAAGATCCAGAGGCTATGGTGAAGGTTGGGCCAGCTATGGTATATTGCCCTCTCACAACCAGTCAAGAGTGGGATGATATAGTATCTGCCACCAAAGCTGGAGTTTCCCTCACTGGGACTGCAGCCATGGGAAAAGTTGGACCAGTCATTGGACGTGTAGACATTGCTGAGAACGAGAATTCATACTTCTTCCGCGTATCTCTTCCAGGGGTTGCTAGAGATCAAA CAGACAGTTTCAGCTGCGACATGGAACCGGATGGGAAAGTGAAAATAAGAGGAGTAACAACAACAGGGGAAAACATAGTTTGTAAGAATTCACAAATATTTCGGATGCAATCGAAAAATCTATGCCCGCCAGGTCACTTCTCTATCACCTTCCAGCTACCTGGTCCTGTCAATAACCTACAATTTTCAGGTGCTTTTGGTGCAGATGGGATTTTAGAAGGGAGTGTAGGTAAAAGGTGA
- the LOC103495159 gene encoding putative pentatricopeptide repeat-containing protein At3g05240, which produces MNQSYYTILSFLEKCKTMKELKQIHSLMIKTSVVKNIIPCSRLIDFCANSELGDIEYARTVFDQTDQLTVYVWNSMIKGYCNGGDKFGALFMYEEMQRKGFYPDHFTFPFVLKVCSVIDLLVYGQSVHNRIVKTGFELDVYTSSCLLNMYVSCGDLNSGLKVFEFIPKWNVVAWTSLIAGFVNNDQPKEALRLFKDMENEGVEPNEITMTTALAAAARCRDIHTGKLVRYRLRQLGLDPFHTNSRFNVILATAIMDMYAKCGKLVTARNLFDKMPQRNLVVWNSMISAFSQYGRGAEALRLFVDMELAGFVPNKATFLSVIRACTHLRFRSTGQSLHARVLKANFHEFVAIGTALMDMYAKSGDADTALKIFSKLRKKDVMAWTTMISGLAIQGKGKEALNVFRRMEEEAEVAPDQITYIAVLWACSHLGLVEEGRKHFTSMMEVYGIEPTMEHYGCMIDLLSRAGHSEEAEELLVKMPTQPNATILSSILNGCEMYGNVGLANRVKSHIVELKNSSSGVYVLLSNIHAKACNWEEMKLARDILKHKKIGKTRGNSFVEMN; this is translated from the coding sequence ATGAACCAGAGTTATTACACTATTTTGAGTTTCTTGGAAAAATGCAAAACCATGAAGGAGTTGAAACAGATTCACAGTCTGATGATCAAAACTTCAGTCGTCAAGAACATAATCCCCTGCAGCAGACTTATTGATTTTTGCGCAAATTCCGAACTGGGTGACATTGAATACGCCAGAACAGTATTCGATCAAACTGATCAGCTAACTGTCTACGTCTGGAACTCGATGATTAAAGGGTACTGCAATGGCGGTGACAAGTTTGGAGCTCTGTTTATGTATGAAGAAATGCAGCGTAAAGGCTTCTACCCGGACCATTTCACCTTCCCTTTTGTGTTGAAAGTTTGCTCTGTAATCGATCTTCTTGTGTATGGACAAAGTGTTCATAATCGAATCGTGAAAACTGGGTTTGAATTAGATGTGTACACTTCTTCTTGTTTGCTCAATATGTATGTTTCTTGTGGAGATTTGAATTCTGGGCTTAAGGTGTTTGAGTTTATTCCCAAATGGAATGTGGTCGCTTGGACTTCCTTAATTGCAGGGTTTGTGAACAATGATCAGCCCAAAGAAGCTTTGAGATTGTTCAAAGATATGGAGAATGAAGGTGTGGAGCCTAATGAAATCACCATGACCACTGCCTTGGCTGCAGCTGCTCGTTGTAGGGATATCCATACTGGGAAACTGGTCCGCTATCGTCTTCGCCAACTTGGTTTGGATCCATTTCACACAAACTCTCGCTTCAATGTAATACTTGCAACTGCAATCATGGATATGTATGCAAAATGTGGCAAGTTGGTGACTGCACGGAATCTGTTTGACAAGATGCCTCAAAGAAACTTGGTTGTTTGGAATTCAATGATCAGTGCTTTTAGTCAATATGGTCGAGGAGCAGAGGCTTTGCGTCTTTTCGTTGACATGGAACTGGCTGGGTTTGTTCCTAATAAAGCAACGTTTTTGAGTGTGATAAGAGCTTGCACCCACCTGCGGTTTCGATCAACAGGACAAAGTTTACATGCTCGTGTGTTGAAAGCAAATTTCCATGAGTTTGTTGCCATTGGAACTGCTCTTATGGACATGTATGCCAAATCTGGAGATGCAGATACTGCATTGAAGATCTTCAGCAAGTTGAGGAAGAAAGATGTAATGGCGTGGACAACGATGATATCAGGCTTAGCAATCCAAGGTAAAGGCAAAGAAGCGCTGAATGTGTTCAgaagaatggaagaagaagCTGAAGTTGCTCCTGACCAAATCACCTACATAGCAGTTCTATGGGCATGCAGCCATCTCGGGCTGGTCGAAGAGGGTCGGAAACATTTTACTTCCATGATGGAGGTTTACGGTATTGAGCCTACCATGGAGCATTATGGCTGCATGATTGATCTTTTGAGTCGAGCAGGCCACTCCGAAGAGGCCGAGGAGCTCCTGGTGAAAATGCCAACGCAGCCTAATGCAACTATCTTGAGTTCTATTCTGAATGGTTGTGAAATGTATGGAAATGTAGGTCTTGCCAACAGAGTGAAAAGTCACATAGTAGAGTTGAAGAATTCTAGTAGTGGTGTTTATGTtcttttgtcaaatattcaTGCCAAAGCTTGTAATTGGGAGGAAATGAAGCTGGCTAGAGATATTTTAAAGCATAAAAAAATTGGGAAAACACGTGGGAACAGTTTTGTTGAAATGAACTGA
- the LOC103495165 gene encoding uncharacterized protein LOC103495165: MHTTAIASSSSCSIFFNPLLNFTLSNPITPPKSPFISTFVAVSDGLQPQTLTICARKKKRSPGFQRSTKLVLELASLLASNIKILPPPLDLVVAELSGGDGNGGGSRLWRGFGGGDYDGWRGKRKKTPLFIGFLMVCGLVLLFVTDFEINEVCGILGFAVFSVALIQLWQKIGISKHFVLGFGLFGILIALGLRRSEVQKWVRKLGFYSPKMKSLRRKLKGRRIF, encoded by the coding sequence ATGCACACCACAGCCATAGCTTCTTCTTCAAGTTGCTCCATTTTCTTCAACCCTCTTCTCAATTTCACCCTTTCAAATCCCATAACTCCACCCAAATCCCCATTCATTTCGACCTTTGTAGCAGTTTCCGATGGATTGCAGCCTCAAACATTGACCATTTGCGctagaaagaagaagagaagtcCTGGATTCCAGAGATCAACCAAATTAGTGCTTGAATTGGCTTCTCTCTTAGCCTCCAATATCAAGATCTTACCGCCACCTCTGGATTTAGTCGTCGCGGAATTGAGTGGAGGAGATGGAAACGGAGGTGGTTCGAGGCTGTGGAGGGGTTTTGGTGGAGGTGACTATGATGGATGGAGAGGTAAAAGGAAGAAGACGCCATTGTTTATTGGGTTTTTGATGGTTTGTGGTTTGGTTTTGTTGTTTGTGACTGATTTTGAGATCAATGAGGTTTGTGGGATTCTTGGATTTGCTGTATTCAGTGTTGCATTGATTCAATTGTGGCAGAAAATCGGGATTTCGAAACATTTTGTTTTGGGGTTTGGCCTTTTTGGCATTTTGATTGCCTTGGGATTGAGAAGATCTGAAGTGCAAAAATGGGTTAGGAAATTAGGGTTTTACAGTCCAAAGATGAAGAGTTTGAGAAGAAAACTTAAAGGTAGGAGAATCTTCTGA
- the LOC103495144 gene encoding uncharacterized protein LOC103495144, translating to MSEKSMELQSTASMEIKTSTSTSDYTDPCPICLGPINQSSYLDKCFHNFCYNCIVQWTKVVSGKRSCRLSSIKCPLCKTKSSSIIHGLDGHHFQRHYVNPDFQDSFILSKAHKYRLQCYYTEPGFLNDIFDVQRYWKLQKYLQANQWLEVWLKRELQALIQEEDVDIIMHHFVGLINSFFRRNEPKYQTETPELKRKRFSQTILDAAKPFLSARADRFMLELELFLASGLNIEAYDSVYLQRLGWNEPIVLSVANEEDLGLKSVTPYLYIFDNDPDDD from the exons ATGTCGGAGAAGTCCATGGAATTGCAGAGCACTGCGTCAATGGAGATTAAGACAAGCACTTCCACTTCGGACTATACGGACCCTTGCCCGATCTGCCTTGGACCCATAAATCAATCTTCCTATCTCGATAAGTGCTTTC ATAACTTTTGTTACAATTGCATTGTACAATGGACCAAAGTGGTTTCTGGGAAGCGCTCCTGCAGACTTTCCTCCATTAAATGTCCTTTATGCAAG ACAAAAAGTTCATCTATAATACATGGGTTAGATGGACACCATTTCCAAAGACATTATGTTAATCCAGATTTCCAGGATAG CTTTATCTTATCAAAAGCTCATAAGTATAGATTACAGTGCTACTATACTGAACCAG GTTTCTTGAATGACATATTTGATGTACAGAGGTATTGGAAGTTACAGAAGTATCTCCAGGCAAACCAGTGGCTTGAAGTTTGGTTGAAGAGGGAACTTCAAGCTTTGATTCAG GAAGAAGATGTTGACATAATTATGCATCACTTTGTtggtttaattaattcattttttCGTAG AAATGAACCTAAGTATCAAACAGAAACTCCTGAACTGAAGAGGAAGAGGTTTAGCCAAACGATTCTTGATGCTGCAAAGCCATTCCTTTCGGCAAGAGCTGATCGATTCATGCTCGAGTTGGAGCTATTTCTTGCTTCAGGTTTGAACATTGAAGCCTATGATTCAGTTTACTTGCAACGGTTGGGTTGGAACGAGCCTATAGTGCTGAGCGTGGCTAACGAAGAAGAtcttggactcaaatctgtaacTCCATACTTGTATATCTTTGACAATGACCCTGATGATGATTAA